The nucleotide window GTCGGCGGTGACATCCCGCCCGGTGCCGACATCGCCCAGATCATCGCCACCATCGCGTTCAACGACGCCCGCGCCGTCGAGGAGACTGCCGAACAACTGGACCCGGCCGTCTGCGAGCAGGTGGTCGAGGCGATCAGCGGCGCCGCTCGGATCGACATCTACGGCGCCGGCGCCAGCGGGTTCGTCGCCTCGGACTTCCAGCAGAAGCTGCACCGCATCGGCCGGATCGCGTTCTACTTCCCGGACGTGCACACCGCGCTGACCTCGGCCGCCCTCCTCGGGCGGGGAGACGTGGCGATCGGCATCTCGCACACCGGCACCACCTCCGACGTGATCGAGGTGCTGGAACAGGCCCGTACCCGGGGTGCCGCGACCGTGGCGCTGACCAACTTCCCGCGCTCGCCGATCACCGACGTGGCGGACTTCGTGTTGACCACGGCGGCCCGGGAGACCACCTACCGCTCCGGCGCGACGGCCAGCCGGTTGGCCCAGCTCACTGTGGTCGACTGCCTCTTCGTCGGGGTGGCCGCCCGTAACCGGGCCCGGGCCCGCAAGGCCCTGGAGGCGACCGCCGAGGCGGTCCAGTCGCACCGGGTGGGTGCCAACCGGAGGCGGGCATGACGGGCGGTGCGGAGATGCCCGCACCGCCCGCTCGTTCGACCGTCCGGGTGGGCGCCCCCACCGAACGGCGCAACCCGCTCAGCGTCGACCTCGACCTGATGTCGACCCGGGACGTGCTCACCGTGATCAACGAGGCGGACCGACGGGTGCCGGCGGCGGTCGCCGCGGTCCTCGACGAGATCGCCACCACCGTCGACCTGGCGGTCGAGGCCCTTCGCGGCGGTCACCGGGTGCACTACTTCGGAGCCGGCACCTCCGGCCGACTGGGCGTGCTGGACGCGGCCGAGCTGGCCCCCACCTTCAACTCGCCCCGACACTGGTTCTGCGCACACCTCGCGGGAGGCCCGGACGCCATGTGGCGGGCCGTGGAGGACGCCGAGGACGACGACCGGGGCGGCGCGGTCGAAGCGGCCAGTTGTGTACGTGCCGGGGACCTGGTGGTTGGTCTGGCGGCCAGCGGACGCACGCCGTACGTCCTCGGGGCGCTTGCCGCAGCTCGCGCCAAGGGCGCTTCGACGGTGCTGCTCTGCGCCAATCCGGAGGCGGAGGCCGCCCGGTCGGTCGACGTGTTCATCGGGGTGGACACCGGACCCGAGGTGGTCACCGGATCGACTCGGATGAAGGCGGGCACCGCACAGAAGTTGGTGCTCAACACGTTCTCGACCGCCGTCATGGTGCGCCTGGGGCGGGTCTACTCGAACCTCATGATCGATATGGTGGCGACCAACGCGAAACTCCGCGGACGAATGATCTCGATCCTGGTCGAGGCCACCGGCTGCTCGGAGGACCTCGCCCGGCAGGCCCTCACCCAGGCCGACGGGGACCTGAAGACGGCGCTCGTCTCCCTCGTCTCGGGCGCCGAGATCGACGCCGCCCGGGCCGCGCTGGCCCGCTCGGCCGACCAGGTGCGCGGCGCACTCGCCCTGCTCGCCTCCTAGCGTCACCCGCGCCGGGAAGCGAACGGGGCCTCGGATTGTTCATCTGGCCGGGGGGTAATAACACCCCTGGATGAACCGACCGGTCCACCGGTGCGTATCTGGCAGTGACCAGGATCGCATCGCTGTGGTGACCCGGGTCGCTGTGCCCCCACGGCGGGCGGTGTTGCCATGGTGCCGTAGCCCGTACGTGGTGCCCAGTGGCGAGCCACCCGATGGGGTGCTGACAGCAAACATGGACCGTGCTCTCAGCTACTACTCAGGCATTCGTGACACTTTCGACTCACGACGAGGAATCCCCGACACGTCTCATCTGTTGTGTAGGTGTCAGCACCGATGGGCACAGCAGAAGTTACCAGGGGCTGACAGGTGTGGGGAATGGCAAGGAACCGGGCAACCGGCGCGAGCGAGGGGACCGTGGGCAACGTGGACAAGAACATCGGCATGCGAACCGATCAGGTCGCCGAGGAACGCGACCTGGTGGGCGTCTACCTGCACGAGATCTCCCGGACGCCACTGCTGGACGCCGCTCGGGAGGTGGAGCTCTCCAGGGCGATCGAGGCCGGCCTCTACGCCGAGCACCTGCTCGGCGAGGACGCCGTTCCCGCCGCTGTTGACCGGGCCGACCTGGAGTGGCTGGTCGTCGAGGGGCATCGGGCGAAGGACCTCTTCATCCGCGCAAACCTCCGACTGGTCGTATCGATCGCCCGGCGCTACGTGCGCTCGGGGATGCCCATGCTGGACCTGATCCAGGAGGGCAACACCGGCCTCGTCCGGGCGGTCGAGAAGTTCGACTACGAGCGCGGCTACAAGTTCTCCACCTACGCCACCTGGTGGATCCGGCAGGCGATCAGCCGGGCGATCGCCCAGCAGGAGCGCACCGTCCGTCTGCCGGTGCACCTGGTGGAGGACGTCAACCGGATGCGCAACGTGGCGCGGCAGCTGACCCGTGAGTTGGGCAGCGACCCGGAGCCGGAGCAGATCGCCACCGCCCTCGGCGTCACCGTCGAGCGGGTGAACGAGCTGCGCCGCTGGTCGCAGGACACCGTTTCGCTGGACACCCCGGTCGGTGACGATGGCGACACCAGCCTCGGGGACCTGGTCGCCGACAGTGACGCGCCGTCGCCGGAGGACATCGTCCTCAGCGGTCTGGAGCGGCAGCGCATCGAAGGGCTGCTCAACCACCTCGACGATCGCTCCGCCGGCATCATGCGGGCCCGCTACGGGCTGGAGGACGGCCGGGAGCACTCGCTCACCGAGGTCGCGTCCCGGTTCTCGCTGTCCCGCGAGCGGATCCGGCAGCTGGAGATCCAGGCCCTCGGCCGGCTCCGCGAGCTGGCCCGGGCAGAGGGGCTGCAGGCAGCCTGACCTGGTAGCAATGACGGCGAACGGCCGGCGTCCGATAGGGGGACGCCGGCCGTTCGCCGTTGCCGATCGCGGTCAGCGAACCCGACCGTAACCCTGGATGGACATCATGTTCATGCCGCGCTTGAGCACGTTGCGACCGGCGCTCGGCGCGTCGATCACCTGGCCGTCGCCCACGTAGAGGGCGACGTGCCCGAGCCCGCTGTAGAAGACCAGATCGCCGGGGCGTAGGTCGCCCCGCCCGATGTGGGCGACAGCACTCCACTGCATCCGCGTGTTGTGCGGCAGGGACCTCCCGGCCGCCCGCCAGGCCGCCGAGGTCAGGCCGGAACAGTCATAGCCGTTCGGCCCGTCGGCTGCCCAGACGTACGGCTTGCCGATCGCGCCGAACGCGTAGCGCACCGCCGTGCCGGCAGCACCGGACACGGCGGGCACGTTCTTCGCCTCGGTCGCTGCCGCCTTGGGCTCGGGTCGCTCGGTGGCGGCCCCGTACGCCTGCCGGCGCAGCTCGTACAGCTTGGCCAGGTCCTGCTCGATCTGCTTCTTGCCCGCCGTGAGCTGGCGAGCCTGCGCGGCCTGCCGGGCCAGTGTCGCGTCCAGGCGGGTCTTCTCGTCGAGCAGCCGCTGCTGGTCGGCCGTGAAGCCGGAGATGCTCTCCTGCCGCTGGCGGGTCAACTGCTCGATCGTGCCGAGCCGGTCCAGCAGTGCGGCCGAGCCGCCGGAACGCAGCAGGGCCTCCGCGGTGCGCAGGCCGCCACTCTTGTACGCGGTGGAGGCGAGCTGGGCCACGTCGGCCCGGCTCTGCTCGACCTGCTGTTCGAGTGGGCCGATGCGGGTCTGTAATCGGGCCACGGAGGCCTCGTTTGTCTTGATCTCCTCACGCAGTTTGTTGTACGACTCGACGACCCGCTCCAGCTCGGCCGAGGACGTCTCGATCTGGCGGGTCAGGTCGGCGGGGGACGGCTCGGCCTGGGCCACCGCCGTCGGGGTGATCAGCGCGGCCGACATGCCGACCAGCGCCACGGTGCGCAGCAGATTTCTCAGGGATGACAAGAGCGGAAGGCCCCTCTCCCACGGCCGCCGGGGCTGCTGACGCCCTCGACGACACCGGCCGGGGCCATCCGGGCGGACGGCACTGTGCCGGATCGGCTCGCCCAACCTAACCCGGGACGGATGTCGCTCGCAGTTGAAGCAGGGGCGAAAGTTGGAAGAGTTGCGGGTCGTGCCCGTGGGCTGGGTGGCGTCATGGTGGCTGATGACGCCTGCGGACGGGGGAATATAGCCCCTTTCACCAGCTAGTGACGGATATACGACCTTCGTCGTTCCGGGCGTATGCCGCCGGAATCCTGGCCTCCATAACCGATAAAACCTGAAATGGATGCTGTTTCTCGACGATGTCACCCGTCATGGCGAGCTGTCGGGAGCCCGTAAATGCCCAGGTCGACTGGCAGTGCCGCAACACAATGAAGTCCGGAGCCGGGAATCCCGTCGACAGACAGCGATGACTGTCACCGGCGGGTCCACTCGGCCAACCGTCCCCTGCGGGAGGAACCGTGAATCGTGAAGGCGCACAGACGCGACCGCCGCGAACGGTGCCGGGCGCCCGGTCGACCCTGCTGTACGCGCGGCCCGGCATCATCGTGACCGTCGACCGGTTCACAGTCGGTCGGAACAGTTACCGAGTCGCCGACCTGACCCATCTGCGCACCACCCGGGGCCCGCACGACCGGATCGCCGTCCGGGCCGTCGTCATCACCGCCAGCATGCTCGGCGGTGTGGGGGTGCTCCTCGGCTTCACCGGCGGTCTGCAACGCCTCACCGCCGAGGCGTACCTGATCCTCGGCGCGGTGTTCCTGCTCCCGGCCGCTCTCGCACTGGTCGGGGACCGCTGGCGCCCACCGCCCCACGAGCTGTGGGGGTGGTACCAAGGGTCGGAGGTGCTGCTGTTCAGCGCCGACGACGAACGGCAGTTCGGCCAGGTCACCCGGTCGCTGCTGCGGGCCAGGGAGGTCAACCGCTACGGCGGTTGGGTCGACCCGCTCGCCGCAGCGGACCCGTGGCGGCCCAACCGCTGATCCGGCACGCGGTGGACCGGCGCCGGACTCGCGTCGGCCCACCGGCCGTTCAGCAAGCTCAGTGAGCGATTGGCTCCGGAGTCCGTTCCTCCTGCGGCGCGGCCACCCAGGCGCTGACCCGGCGCTCGGCGTAGAACGAGACGAACGGCACCGTGCCGGCCAGCATCACCAGCAGCATCCGCTTCAGCGGCCAGTCGGCTCGGCGGCTCAGGTCGAACGCGGCCACCAGGTAGATCATGTAAAGGAAGCCGTGCGCCGGCCCGATCGTCTCCACCACGACCGGGTTGTCGAACGCGTACTTCAGCGGCATGCCGATCACGACCAGCAGGATCAGCACCACGCCCACGATCCAGGCGATCACGCGGTACCGGGTAAGGGCAGCGCCCACCTTCGTCCGTCCTTCCGAGCCCGGCTCAGCCGGGATAGTCACCGGGCCGGGCGCCCGGATTGGCGTTCAACCATGACAGGTAGTGGTTGTAGGCGGCCAGGTCGGTGTCCTCGACGACATCGCCGGCGGCCGGCACCCGGGACACCCGTACCGGTCGGCGTACCGCCGGTCGGGACCCGCTGGTGACCGCCGGCGCCGGCTCGACGGCCGGATCCACGGGCGGCGCGTCGGCCTCCGCCGCCCGGCGTCGGGCCAGCTTCACCTCACGCCACCACACGTAGACCACGAAGCCGGCGAAGATCGGCCACTCGACCGCGTACCCCCAGCTCAGGCTGTTGCCGGCGGTGGCCCGGCTGATCTGCCACCAGCCCAGCCCGAGGAAGCCCACGACCAGCACGACCATGGCCACGTGGCGCGCGATCCACGCCGGGGTCCAGAGCCGCCTCATGGCATCGAGGGTACCGGGGGCGCTGCCGGTCTCCGACACCGTGTCGTAGTTGTCGCCTCGCCGGCTTGGTTTGGCATCACCACGCCTGGGCAATCGTCTAGACGCCAGCCCAAACGAGATCAAGGGGGGCGATCATGACCGGATCGGTACGTGAAGACGGTTTCGCGTCCAGCGGCAGCGCGGATATGAGCCCGGAGCAGCGGGTGCCCGAGTGGGGCGGCGATCAGCTCGCCGACCCGGCCGGCGCTTCCGCTCTCGACGGCGATCTGCTCGGCATCGACCCGACGGAGCTGACCGACGAGGACCTGATCCGCGAGATGCACAGCCTGCACCGCACCCGCCTGGACACCCTGCGGCACGCGGCGGACTCCGCACTCGCCAACCACCTGCGCCGCACGGCGGAGCTGGAGACCGAGTACCTGGCCCGCCACCCGGGTCGCGAGGTCGACCCCAGCCGCCTGCGGGACGCCTGATGGCGGCGCGCGCCGTGCGTGGCATGTCCGCGCCGCCCGAGGTGGTCTTCAGCACGGCCACCGACCCCGACCGGGCCTCGGCCTGGCTGCCGGAGCCACTACGTGGCGACGGCAGCCCCGCCGCCGAGATCAGCGGTGAGGAGCTGCGCGCCCGCTGGGGCGACGGCGACGACTGGTCCGCCGAGATCCGGGTCGAGCCGGCGGATTCCGGCGGCGCCCGGATCCAACTCGACCTGGCCGACGGGTCGGGCGGGTCCGGTCCGGACCAACTGGCCGACGAAGCGCTCACCAATCTGGTACGCGAGGTCGCCGACAACCTCCAGGCCGGCTGAGCCGGCCGCGCGGGACGCCACTCCCGCACCACCACGACATGTGAGGAGATCGGGTGAGCGACACTGGCCTGCGACAGAAGGCGGCCCGGCTGCGCCGGGCGTACGCGCCGCACGAACACCGGCCGCTCGGCGGCTACCTGGTGGCGATGGGCGCCTACGCCGGGGTGACCGGGGCTATCGCCGGCCTGGTCAAGGCGACCGGTCGGCCGGTGCCGGAGCGCCCCGCGCCGTCCGACGTGGTGTTGCTCTCCATCGCCACGCACAAGTTGAGTCGGTTGCTGTCCAAGGACGCGGTGACCAGCCCGCTGCGGGCGCCGTTCACCCGCTACGACCGCCCGATCGGCAGCGGCGAGGTGATGGAGCAGGTTCGCGACTCGGGCAGTCCGACCCGGCACGCCATCGGGGAGCTGTTGAGCTGCCCGTTCTGCCTGGCGGTCTGGGTGGCCACCGGGCTGACCGGCGGCCTGGTGCTCGCGCCCCGGCTCACCCGCCTGGTGGCCACCGCGCTGACGGCGGTCGCCGCGTCCGACTTCCTCCAGATGGCGTACGCGGCGGCGCAGCAGGCCGCCGAGGGCGGGCACGACGACGACTGACGAGCAGGACACGAAAAGGGGGGCCGGCACACGCCGGCCCCCCTTTCGTACGTCCTCAGCGCTGCATGCCGGACCAACCGTGCGGCGACTCCGGCTCCCGTTCGTCCTCGTCCGCCCCGGTGATGATGTCCCGATCCACAGCCGTGCGGTCGTGCTCGTTGGCGAAGTCCGGCTCGGGCGTGGTGTCCCGGCCCTTCGGCGGCTGACCCAGCGCCGGCACCTTCTCGTCGTGATCCTCGTGGTGCGTCATGTCGGTGTCCCTTCTGCGGTAGCTCACCCGATGGAACCGCCCAGCAGGTCGCTGGCCTCGTCCACCGAGTACTCGCCCTCGGGAAGCGCGTCGATGCGGGCGAGCAGGTCCGGCGGGAGTTCGGCGGCCACCGCCTGGCGGTAGATCTCAGCCTGGGTGACCCGCTCCTGCGCCCGGAAGATGTCGTCGAGCAGGTCGTCGAGGGCCTGGGTGTCCGGCTCGCCGGCCACGGATGCGTCGTCGGTCACCTCGATCAGCTACCCGGGGCGGAATCGGTCAAACGTCACCCCGGTGGCGGCCTGCGCTCTCGGTCGACAGCCCCGCGAACCCTCCTTTGCTCTGCACCCGCCCAGGCGACAGTCACGCTCGGTAGGTGGTGCGTGGGCGGGTGCAGAGCAAAGGGAGGCAAAGACGTAGCGGGGGCGAAGGAGGGCGAGGGTGATGTCGCTCGACCCTCTCGGCCAGGCCGATCCGCTGGTGTTCGCCGAATACAGACAGCGCCGCCCCCGGCCTTGTGGGCCGGGGGCGGCGCTGGTGTCGGTGTGCAGGTCGCCTCTCGGCGAGTGGCACTACGCGGCTCCAGCCGGACGGTATTCCGCGAAGGCTATTTAGGTGAGGCCCGGGGACACTGGACACACCGACACCCCTGTCAACGAGCCGACCCCCGCTCGTGTTCCGTGCGCTGAGGTGTTGGCGGTCACACAGTCGTCGGCAGCGTGGCCCGCCGGGCCCGCACGGCCGAGGCGAGGTGGTCGAGCACCTCGGCGGTGTCGTCCCAGCCGAGGCAGGCGTCGGTGACCGAACGCCCGTACTCCAGCTCGCGGGTCGGGTCGAGTTCCTGTCGGCCGGGCAGCAGGAACGACTCCAGCATCACGCCGGTGATCCCACGCTGACCGGCGGCCAGTTGCGCGGCCACGTCCGCGGCGACCAGCGGCTGGTTGCGGTGGTCCTTGCCGCTGTTGGCGTGACTGGCGTCGATCACCAGCCGCTCCGGCAGGTCCGCCGCGCGGAGCAGGTCGAGCGCGCCGGCGACCGACTCGGCGTCGTAGTTGGGCCGGCCGCCCCCGCCGCGCAGCACCAGGTGCCCGTCGGTGTTGCCCCGGGTGTGCATGATCGCCGGGGTGCCGGAGAAGTCGATGCCGGGGAAGACGTGCGGCACCCCGGCGGCGCGGATCGCGTCCACGGCGGTGCCGATGCTGCCGTCCGGGCGGTTCTTCATGCCGATCGGCATGGACAGGCCGGAGGCGAGCTGGCGGTGCACCTGGCTCTCCACGGTGCGGGCACCGATCGCGCCCCAGCCCACCGTGTCCGCGATGTACTGCGGGGTGATCGGGTCGAGGAACTCGCAACCCACCGGCAGGCCGAGGCGGAGCACGTCGAGCAGCAGCGCCCGGGCCAGCCGCAGGCCGGTGTTGACGTCCCCGCTGCCGTCCAGACCCGGGTCGTTGATCAGGCCCTTCCAGCCGACCGTAGAGCGGGGCTTCTCGAAGTAGACCCGCATGACGATCAGCAGGTCGTCGGCCAGCCGGTCGGCTGCCGTCCGCAGACGCTGCGCGTAGTCGAGGGCGGCGGCCGGATCATGCACCGAGCAGGGGCCGACCACCACCAGCAGGCGGTCGTCCTCGCGGTCCAGTACGCGACCGACCGCGCGACGGCCGGTCAGCACCGCCGCCGCGAGCGGGGCGTCCAGGGGCAACTCGTGGTGCAGCAGGGCGGGCGTGGTCAGCGGCACGACACGGTCGATTCGCTGATCGCTGACCCGATCGGTCTCCGGGGTCGTCACGGTGGGCATCCTTCCGCCGACCGTGCCCGGGGCCGGTGCCCGGGACGAGCCGGCTGCTCGTACGCAAAAGGGCAGGAACGACAGCTCCTGCCCAGCCGGCTCGGTCCGTGGTGACGTCAGTTCATGGGGAAGTCACCGGCGTGCGAGCCGGCCGCATAAACCATCGATAGGAACGCGTCACCGGGCCAGCGTACCCGACCGGAGGCGGACACCCGGACTGTCGTCCCAAGATGCGGGGCGAACATCGCGTGCCGAGAGCGAGGTCGGGGTAACAGGGGTGCCATGACACACGAGCAGAGCGATCAGGAGCGGGTGGAGTCCCGCGCGCACCACCTCCTGCCCGAGGAGACGGCGGTGGGCAGCGACGACCCGGAGGCGCAGGCGGAGGCCATCCTCGCCGAGTCGGACATCCGCGCTGCGGACCAGAACGCCGCACCGGACACGGTGCTGGAACGTCGTACCTCGGATCAGACCGTGGCCGCCGTCGAACCACCGGACTGAGCGGTCGCCCCGCGCGCCCGACGCGACCCCCGGTAGGTCTGGTCGCGCAGCCAGGCCAGCGGACCTGCCACCCGCAGATCGGGTGGCAGGTTGCGCGCCGGGTCGAACGCGAGCGCCGCGTCGTCCTCGGCGCTGAGCTGAGCACCGAGACTGACCTGACCGACCAGCCGCCAGGGCCCCACTGCCGACGCGACCGCGAGCACCAGGCGCGGGGTGTCCGTCCGGGTCGCGGCGGCCGCCGTGGCCAGGCTGCGACCGAGGTCGGCCGAGTCGGGGTCGGCCAACGCGGCCAGCCAGAGGCGGCGTCGACCCGCGCGGTAGCAGGTGATCGTGCTGTACGTGCCGCTGAAGCGGCGTCGGGGCAGCGGCAGGTTCCGCAGCACCGGGGCCGCGCCGCTGGAGCTGACCAACAGGTCGAACGGCCGGTCGCCGTCGCGGTGCAGGCGCAACGCGAGGCCCAGGACGTCCGGCCAACTGCCGGGCGTGGGCGTTCCCTTGGAGAGCCGGACGGTGGTCCGGTACCGGCCGGGGTCGTCCAGCAGAGCGACTCCGGTGGGCGGTCCGGGCGTACCCCAGATCACCGTCTCGCCGACGAACGAGCGACCGGTCGGATGCAGCAGTCGGCCGCGGCGCAGCCGGCCAAGTGCGGCGCTGGCGCGTTCGACGGCGGTGGCGGCCCGGCCGGCGGACCGGGACGGCGGTGGGGTGACGGTCATTCCTCTCCGGTACCCAACGCGGCGGCCCCGATGCCGCCCAGGTCGGCTCGCCGACCGACCGCACGTCACCTTTCCGCCTCCGAGATCGGATAGCGTCGGGGGCATGCCCGACAGCGGTTACCCCTGGCCCATTCAGACGTCCCGACTGGACAACGGCCTGCGCGTGGTGGTGAGCGAGGATCGCACCGCGCCCGCCGTGGCCGTGAACCTTTGGTACGACGTCGGCTCCCGGCACGAGCCGGCCGGGCAGACCGGTTTCGCCCACCTCTTCGAGCACCTGATGTTCGAGGGCTCCGTGAACGTGGCGAAGACCGAGCACATGAAGCTGATCCAGGGCTCCGGCGGCTCGCTCAACGCCACCACCAACCCGGACCGGACCAACTACTTCGAGACGGTCCCGGCCGAGCACCTGGAGCTGGCGCTCTGGTTGGAGGCCGACCGGATGGGCGGCCTGGTTCCCGCCCTCACCCAGGAGACGCTGGACAACCAGCGGGACGTGGTCAAGAACGAGCGCCGGCAGCGCTACGAGAACGTGCCGTACGGGGACGCCTGGCTGCGGTTGCTGCCGCTGCTCTACCCGCCGGCGCACCCCTACCACCACGCGACGATCGGCTCGATGGCCGACCTGAACGCCGCCGACCTCGCCACCTTCCAGGCGTTCCACCAGACCTACTACGCGCCGAACAACGCGGTGCTCACCGTGGTCGGCGACGCCACCGCCTCCGACGTGTTCGCGCTCGCCGACAAGTACTTCGGCGCGCTGCCCGCCCGTGACGACATCCCGTCGGCGCCGGACGGCCGCAGCGTCCCCGCCACCGGGCAGACGGCCGTGGAGTCGGTCAGCGCCGACGTGCCGGCGCCGCGGGTGTACATCGCCCACCGCAGCTACCCGTTCGGCAGCCCGGAATACAACGTGATCACCGTGCTCGCCACGGTCCTCGGCAGCGGCCGGGGCAGCCGCCTCTACCAGCGCCTCGCCGACGGCGAGCGGATCGCACAGCCGGACCTGGTCGGGGCGTACGGGGTGGACCTCGCCCACGCCCCGGCGCCGCTGATCGCCACCGCCACCGCCCGTCCCGGAGTGAGCGCCGAGCGGCTGGCCCAAGGGCTGGCCGAGGTCGTCGACGAGCTGGCCACCGTGCCGGTCACCGCCGCCGAGCTGGACCGGGCCAAGGCATTGCTCAGCACCGGGTGGTGGCGTCAGCTGTCCACTGTCGACGGCCGCGCGGACCTGCTCGGCCGGTACACCACGCAGTTCGGTGACCCGGCCCGCATCGCCGACCAGTTGCCGGCCCTGCTCGCGGTCACCGCCGAGCAGATCGCCGAGGCCGCCGCCGACGTGCTCACCACCGACCGGGTGACCCTGACCTACCTGCCCGAGGAGACCTCATGACGCTGATCGCCGACCGTCCCGGGCCGGGTGCCGCCCGCCCGTACCGGTTCCCGCCGGTGGTCCGCCGCACCGTGGCCGGTGGTCAGGTCGTCGCCGCGCACCTGCCGGGGCAGAACCTCGCCGTGGCCCTGCTGCTGCTCGACGTGGGCGCCGGCCAGGAGCCGGTCGGCAAGGAGGGCCTGTCCGGTGTGCTGGCCAAGGCGTTGGAGGAGGGGACCGCGCAGCGGGACGCCGCCGCGTACGCGCTCGCCGTCGAAGGGCTCGGCACCGCGTTGTCGACCGGCCTCGACTGGGACTCGTTCCAGGCCAGCGTGGTGATTCCGGTGGACCGGCTGAGCGCCGCCGTGGAGCTGCTCGCCGAGGCGGTCCGGACGCCCAGGCTCGACCCCGCCGACGTACGCCGGGTCCGCGACGACGAGGCGACCGCGCTCCGGATGGACTGGGCCAACCCCGGCCCGCGCGCCGACGCCGCGCTGCGGGCCGACCTGTTCGGCGCGCAGAACCGCTGGGGACGGCCGATGCACGGCGACCCGGAGTCGGTCGCCGGGTTGGACGTGGAGGACGTGACGGTCTTCCACTCCGAGTGGTTCCTGCGCCCCGGCACGCTGATCGTCGCCGGTGACCTGGAACGCATCGACCTGGACGCCCTGGCCGCCGCGGCGTTCGCCGGCACCGGTGGTGGCCCCGCCGAGCGGGGCGGCCCCATCGAGGTGCCGCTGCACACCGGTCGACGGATCATCCTGGTGGACCGGCCCGGGTCGGTGCAGTCCACACTGCGGCTGGGCCACCCGTCACCACACCGGGCGCACCCCGACTACGTGCCGATGACGCTCGCCGGCACGGTGCTCGGCGGGGCGTTCACGTCCCGGCTCAACCACCTGCTGCGCGAGGTGCACGGCTACACCTACGGCATCCGGGGTGACTTCGCCGCGTCGCGGCGGTTCGGCCGGTTCGCGGTCAGCTCGGGCGTGCAGACGGCGGTGACCGCGCCGGCCCTGGTCGAGGCGGTGGGCGAGATCACCCGTACCCAGGCCATCGGGGTGACCGAGGACGAGCTGGAGGTGGCCCGCTCCTGGCGGGCCGGGCAGCTCTCGGTCGAGTTGCAGAGCCCCCGGGCGATCGCGTCGGCGCTGACCACCCTGGTGGTGCACGACCTGCCGGACGACTACCACGCCCGGTTGCGCGAGTCGCTGCTCTCCGCCGACGTGGACCAGGTCTCCGCGGCGGCAGCCACCCACCTGCACCCGGAGGCCCTCACCCTGGTCATCGAGGGCGATGCCGCGGTAATCCGCGACGACCTGGAGTCCACAGCCCTAGGAACCCTCCTCCCCTAACCCCGACCCCCACCCGGCCGCGCACCCCGCCCCCACCCGTTGATCATGAAGTTGTTGTCACTTGCCACGGCGTGTCGCGGCAACAACTTCATGATCGACGGGGGGAGGGGTTGGGGAAGGGGCGCGGGGTGGGGGTGTGAGGTGGGACCCGGGGGGTGGGAAAGGGGTCCCGGTTTCGGGGGTGGGGTCGGTAGCCTCCGGGCATGAGGATCGGCATTGTGGGGGCCACCGGCCAGGTCGGTGGCGTTATGCGGCAGGTGCTGGCGGAACGGGAGTTCCCGGCGGAGCAGGTGCGGTTGTTCGCCTCGGCGCGGTCCGCCGGGCGTACGCTGCCGTGGCGCGAGGGCGAGGTGACCGTCGAGGACGCCGCGACCGCAGACTATTCCGAGCTGGACATCGTGCTCTTCTCGGCCGGTAAGGGCACCGCCCTGGAGTTGGCGCCCCGGGTCGCCGAGGCCG belongs to Micromonospora ureilytica and includes:
- a CDS encoding 3-deoxy-7-phosphoheptulonate synthase, producing the protein MPTVTTPETDRVSDQRIDRVVPLTTPALLHHELPLDAPLAAAVLTGRRAVGRVLDREDDRLLVVVGPCSVHDPAAALDYAQRLRTAADRLADDLLIVMRVYFEKPRSTVGWKGLINDPGLDGSGDVNTGLRLARALLLDVLRLGLPVGCEFLDPITPQYIADTVGWGAIGARTVESQVHRQLASGLSMPIGMKNRPDGSIGTAVDAIRAAGVPHVFPGIDFSGTPAIMHTRGNTDGHLVLRGGGGRPNYDAESVAGALDLLRAADLPERLVIDASHANSGKDHRNQPLVAADVAAQLAAGQRGITGVMLESFLLPGRQELDPTRELEYGRSVTDACLGWDDTAEVLDHLASAVRARRATLPTTV
- a CDS encoding phosphodiesterase is translated as MTVTPPPSRSAGRAATAVERASAALGRLRRGRLLHPTGRSFVGETVIWGTPGPPTGVALLDDPGRYRTTVRLSKGTPTPGSWPDVLGLALRLHRDGDRPFDLLVSSSGAAPVLRNLPLPRRRFSGTYSTITCYRAGRRRLWLAALADPDSADLGRSLATAAAATRTDTPRLVLAVASAVGPWRLVGQVSLGAQLSAEDDAALAFDPARNLPPDLRVAGPLAWLRDQTYRGSRRARGATAQSGGSTAATV
- a CDS encoding M16 family metallopeptidase yields the protein MPDSGYPWPIQTSRLDNGLRVVVSEDRTAPAVAVNLWYDVGSRHEPAGQTGFAHLFEHLMFEGSVNVAKTEHMKLIQGSGGSLNATTNPDRTNYFETVPAEHLELALWLEADRMGGLVPALTQETLDNQRDVVKNERRQRYENVPYGDAWLRLLPLLYPPAHPYHHATIGSMADLNAADLATFQAFHQTYYAPNNAVLTVVGDATASDVFALADKYFGALPARDDIPSAPDGRSVPATGQTAVESVSADVPAPRVYIAHRSYPFGSPEYNVITVLATVLGSGRGSRLYQRLADGERIAQPDLVGAYGVDLAHAPAPLIATATARPGVSAERLAQGLAEVVDELATVPVTAAELDRAKALLSTGWWRQLSTVDGRADLLGRYTTQFGDPARIADQLPALLAVTAEQIAEAAADVLTTDRVTLTYLPEETS
- a CDS encoding M16 family metallopeptidase yields the protein MTLIADRPGPGAARPYRFPPVVRRTVAGGQVVAAHLPGQNLAVALLLLDVGAGQEPVGKEGLSGVLAKALEEGTAQRDAAAYALAVEGLGTALSTGLDWDSFQASVVIPVDRLSAAVELLAEAVRTPRLDPADVRRVRDDEATALRMDWANPGPRADAALRADLFGAQNRWGRPMHGDPESVAGLDVEDVTVFHSEWFLRPGTLIVAGDLERIDLDALAAAAFAGTGGGPAERGGPIEVPLHTGRRIILVDRPGSVQSTLRLGHPSPHRAHPDYVPMTLAGTVLGGAFTSRLNHLLREVHGYTYGIRGDFAASRRFGRFAVSSGVQTAVTAPALVEAVGEITRTQAIGVTEDELEVARSWRAGQLSVELQSPRAIASALTTLVVHDLPDDYHARLRESLLSADVDQVSAAAATHLHPEALTLVIEGDAAVIRDDLESTALGTLLP